The following proteins are co-located in the Hydrogenophaga sp. RAC07 genome:
- a CDS encoding MmgE/PrpD family protein: MPADTTTLPAPSIAAQLAAFAHGLTPDMLPAAVVEQAKLLMLDALGIALASSQHDFAHCAYRGLHALGGAGDSAVMGAFAPLPLRDAVLMNGILVHGLDFDDTHPGAITHPSASAFPLALGLAAQRHASGAEMIMTYVLAIEVAARLGAAAQGRFHDVGFHPTGLVGAFGCALAAGKLMGLDQAGLEHAQGVVLSMASGSMEFLSDGAWTKRMHSGWAGVSGLTATALAGAGFRGPSQPYEGRFGLYASHLAARGLNADLSLCARGLGERWELMDVAVKLYPTCHFTHASIDAALALRAAGLRTDEIASVQVLLPQGVHPVVCEPVAAKRRPANVYESQFSIHHLVALALLRGELGLAELDAANLSDPQVQALADRIEHAADPDADYPTFFSGELRVRTHDGRELRHREAAHRGAPGRPITAADIEAKFMGNALLTLPREQALRLLDALLTADRAPDAAVLAQSLTHSNTSGTL, translated from the coding sequence ATGCCAGCCGACACGACAACCCTCCCTGCCCCCAGCATCGCCGCCCAACTGGCCGCCTTCGCGCACGGCCTGACGCCAGACATGCTGCCCGCAGCCGTAGTCGAACAGGCCAAGCTGCTGATGCTCGACGCACTGGGCATCGCCTTGGCTTCGTCCCAGCACGACTTCGCGCACTGCGCTTACCGCGGCTTGCACGCCCTGGGCGGTGCGGGTGACAGCGCCGTCATGGGTGCCTTTGCCCCCCTGCCGCTGCGCGATGCGGTGCTGATGAATGGCATCCTGGTCCACGGGCTGGATTTCGACGACACCCACCCCGGCGCGATCACCCACCCCAGCGCCAGCGCCTTTCCGCTGGCGCTGGGTCTGGCGGCGCAGCGGCATGCCAGCGGGGCCGAGATGATCATGACCTATGTGCTGGCGATCGAGGTGGCGGCACGTCTGGGTGCAGCGGCCCAGGGGCGCTTCCACGACGTGGGCTTTCACCCGACTGGCCTGGTGGGGGCTTTTGGGTGCGCACTGGCGGCCGGCAAGCTGATGGGACTGGATCAGGCGGGCCTTGAGCACGCGCAAGGCGTGGTGCTGTCGATGGCATCAGGCAGCATGGAATTTCTGAGCGACGGCGCCTGGACCAAGCGCATGCACTCGGGCTGGGCCGGTGTCAGCGGGCTGACCGCCACGGCGTTGGCCGGTGCCGGATTCCGCGGCCCGTCGCAGCCCTATGAAGGCCGCTTTGGTCTGTACGCCAGTCACCTGGCCGCGCGCGGCCTAAACGCCGATTTGTCCTTGTGCGCGCGCGGCCTGGGCGAGCGCTGGGAACTGATGGATGTGGCGGTCAAGTTGTATCCAACCTGCCACTTCACGCACGCCAGCATCGATGCCGCGCTGGCGCTGCGCGCGGCCGGTCTGCGCACTGACGAGATCGCTTCGGTACAGGTGCTGCTGCCGCAAGGGGTGCACCCGGTGGTGTGCGAGCCGGTGGCGGCCAAGCGGCGACCGGCCAACGTCTATGAATCGCAGTTCAGCATTCACCATCTGGTCGCGCTGGCCCTGCTGCGCGGCGAGCTGGGGCTGGCCGAACTGGATGCCGCCAACCTGAGCGACCCGCAGGTGCAGGCGCTGGCTGACCGCATCGAACACGCGGCCGACCCCGATGCCGATTACCCCACCTTCTTTTCCGGCGAGCTGCGCGTGCGCACGCACGATGGGCGCGAGCTGCGCCACCGCGAGGCCGCGCACCGCGGCGCGCCGGGGCGCCCCATCACGGCCGCTGACATCGAAGCCAAATTCATGGGCAATGCGCTACTGACCTTGCCGCGCGAGCAGGCGCTACGCCTGCTCGACGCGCTGCTGACGGCCGACCGCGCCCCAGATGCCGCCGTCCTGGCGCAGAGCCTGACCCATTCCAACACTTCCGGAACCCTCTGA
- a CDS encoding acyl-CoA dehydrogenase family protein, producing the protein MNNLLSAFRFAALPAGTNSFRAEVKAFLQSSFEPMPADIRARSWMGFNAAFSKKLAARGWVGVTLPAQYGGASLDAFSRFVLVEELLAAGAPVSAHWIADRQSGPLILKFGTEAQRQFYLPKICAAEAFFCIGMSEPNAGSDLASVGTRATRCQIDGSSGWRLNGRKIWTTNAQHCHYMIALVRSSGEPQDRQKGLSQFIVDLALPGVTMRPIRDLAGDAHFSEVFFDNVLLTDDALIGHEGSGWAQVNAELAFERSGPERVYSSIVLLEHWITCLRKTPAVSVHAATIGRFATHLATLRNMSIAVTAKLVNGESPLVEAALVKDIGTEFEQSIPSVIEAALAMDPDALVDAELYRAVAYVSQMAPTYSLRGGTREILRGMIARGLGLR; encoded by the coding sequence TTGAACAACCTGCTGTCCGCTTTCCGGTTCGCCGCCCTGCCCGCCGGGACGAATTCATTTCGCGCCGAGGTGAAGGCCTTTCTCCAATCCAGCTTTGAGCCAATGCCCGCCGACATCCGGGCCCGTTCATGGATGGGTTTCAATGCCGCTTTCAGCAAGAAGCTGGCCGCACGGGGCTGGGTCGGCGTGACCTTGCCGGCGCAATACGGTGGCGCCAGCCTGGACGCCTTCTCGCGCTTCGTGCTGGTGGAAGAACTGCTGGCCGCCGGCGCCCCGGTTTCCGCGCACTGGATCGCCGACCGCCAGAGCGGGCCCTTGATCCTCAAGTTCGGCACGGAGGCGCAACGCCAGTTCTACCTGCCGAAAATCTGCGCCGCCGAGGCGTTTTTCTGCATCGGCATGAGTGAGCCCAATGCCGGCTCCGACCTCGCCAGCGTCGGCACGCGTGCCACGCGCTGCCAAATTGACGGTTCAAGCGGCTGGCGGCTGAACGGCCGCAAGATATGGACCACCAACGCGCAGCACTGCCACTACATGATCGCGCTGGTGCGCTCGTCGGGCGAGCCGCAGGACCGGCAAAAAGGCTTGTCGCAGTTCATTGTCGATCTGGCATTGCCCGGCGTGACGATGCGCCCGATCCGTGACCTGGCGGGTGATGCACATTTTTCCGAAGTGTTCTTCGACAACGTGCTGCTGACCGACGACGCGCTGATCGGCCATGAAGGCAGCGGCTGGGCGCAAGTCAATGCCGAACTGGCCTTCGAGCGCAGCGGCCCGGAGCGGGTGTACTCCAGCATCGTGCTGCTGGAGCACTGGATCACCTGCCTGCGCAAGACACCGGCGGTCTCGGTCCATGCCGCCACCATCGGGCGTTTCGCCACGCACCTGGCCACGCTGCGCAACATGTCGATCGCCGTCACAGCCAAGCTCGTCAACGGGGAAAGCCCGTTGGTCGAAGCGGCCCTGGTCAAGGACATTGGCACCGAATTCGAGCAGAGCATTCCCTCTGTGATCGAAGCCGCCCTCGCCATGGACCCGGACGCCCTGGTCGATGCCGAGTTGTACCGCGCCGTGGCTTATGTGAGCCAGATGGCGCCCACCTATTCCCTGCGCGGCGGCACGCGCGAGATCCTGCGCGGCATGATCGCGCGCGGTCTGGGTCTGCGCTGA
- a CDS encoding acyl-CoA dehydrogenase family protein produces MTTSQSVAFDAEKENMVLDAVERFVDREIKPVAQRLEHADEWPADIVAGMREMGLFGCIIREEYGGLGLSASTYAKVVERIARVWMSVSGIINSHLIMAACVQRNGTEAQRQHFLPRFASGELRGGLALTEPDCGTDLQAVRTVARRDGDHYVINGTKTWISNGIHGQVFAVLVKTDPEAQPRHRGMSLFICEKGPGFTSTKKLEKLGYKGIDSAELVFDNFRVPAANLAGGVEGQGFKHVMGGLELGRINVAARGVGVARACLEESVAYAQLRRTFGKPICEHQAIQLKLADMATRAEAARLLVEQAARAYDAGQRCDMEAGMAKLFASEAAVENSMEALRIHGAYGYSKEMNVERYYRDAPLLCIGEGTNELQRLIISAQLVERSPI; encoded by the coding sequence ATGACGACCAGCCAGTCCGTGGCCTTTGATGCCGAAAAAGAAAATATGGTGCTCGACGCCGTCGAACGCTTTGTGGACCGCGAGATCAAGCCGGTGGCGCAGCGGCTCGAGCATGCCGACGAATGGCCGGCCGACATTGTGGCCGGCATGCGCGAGATGGGCCTGTTCGGCTGCATCATCCGCGAGGAGTACGGCGGCCTGGGCCTGTCGGCCAGCACCTATGCCAAGGTGGTGGAGCGCATCGCGCGGGTCTGGATGTCGGTGTCGGGCATCATCAACTCGCACCTCATAATGGCCGCCTGCGTGCAGCGCAACGGCACCGAGGCGCAGCGCCAGCATTTTTTGCCGCGCTTTGCCAGCGGCGAACTGCGCGGCGGGTTGGCACTGACCGAGCCCGATTGCGGCACCGACTTGCAGGCGGTGCGCACGGTGGCGCGCCGCGACGGCGACCATTACGTCATCAACGGCACCAAGACCTGGATATCCAACGGCATCCATGGCCAGGTCTTTGCCGTGCTGGTCAAGACCGACCCCGAAGCGCAACCGCGCCATCGCGGCATGAGCCTGTTCATCTGCGAGAAGGGCCCGGGCTTCACGTCCACCAAGAAGCTGGAAAAGCTCGGCTACAAGGGCATCGACAGCGCCGAGCTGGTGTTCGACAACTTTCGCGTGCCGGCCGCCAACTTGGCCGGTGGCGTGGAGGGACAGGGTTTCAAGCACGTGATGGGCGGACTGGAACTTGGGCGCATCAATGTGGCTGCGCGCGGCGTGGGTGTGGCGCGCGCCTGCCTGGAGGAGTCGGTAGCCTATGCCCAACTGCGTCGCACCTTCGGCAAGCCGATCTGCGAACACCAGGCGATCCAACTCAAGCTGGCCGACATGGCCACCCGGGCGGAGGCGGCGCGTCTGCTGGTTGAACAGGCCGCGCGGGCTTATGACGCCGGCCAGCGTTGCGACATGGAAGCCGGCATGGCCAAGCTGTTCGCCAGCGAGGCGGCGGTCGAGAACTCGATGGAGGCCTTGCGCATCCACGGGGCTTATGGCTACTCGAAGGAAATGAATGTCGAGCGCTACTACCGCGATGCGCCGCTGCTGTGCATCGGCGAGGGCACCAACGAATTGCAGCGCCTGATCATTTCCGCCCAGTTGGTGGAGCGCAGCCCGATCTGA
- a CDS encoding LysR family transcriptional regulator, which yields MDRLSSLRVFREVVEAGSFSRAAARFTMSAPMASKHVAQLERDLGARLLHRTSRKLSLTEAGAMYYAQCREALDTLQAAEAALRQSAQAPRGQLKISAPVWCANRHFASVLAAYRNTYSEVLVDMRLENRKIDLVADGYDLALRATRELSPALIARPICPVQFHLVATPAYLKREGSPRRPSDLARCSAVVPNYVNLDGLEMQGPAGKARIKLNAVMRSDDSTLTYHPMHASMGMAFLPEWTVDDDLAAGCLARVLPTYTVPPFTLYAVYTNRQYVTPKLRTFIDFFSEALGGGKSLAQQPDR from the coding sequence ATGGATCGTCTGAGCAGCCTTCGCGTTTTCAGGGAAGTGGTCGAGGCTGGCAGCTTTTCCCGCGCCGCGGCGCGCTTCACCATGTCCGCTCCGATGGCCAGCAAGCATGTCGCCCAGCTCGAACGAGACCTCGGTGCGAGGTTGCTGCACAGGACCAGCCGCAAGCTCAGCCTGACGGAGGCCGGCGCGATGTACTACGCACAATGCCGCGAGGCGCTCGACACGCTGCAGGCTGCCGAAGCGGCGCTTCGGCAAAGCGCGCAGGCACCACGCGGACAGTTGAAAATCAGCGCGCCCGTCTGGTGTGCAAACCGGCATTTCGCCAGCGTACTGGCGGCCTACCGCAACACCTATTCGGAGGTGCTGGTCGACATGCGACTGGAGAACCGCAAGATCGACCTGGTCGCCGACGGCTACGACCTCGCGCTGCGCGCCACGCGCGAACTGTCCCCGGCGCTGATTGCACGGCCGATTTGTCCCGTGCAGTTCCACCTGGTCGCAACCCCGGCTTACCTGAAGCGCGAAGGCTCTCCGCGCAGACCCTCCGATCTGGCCAGGTGCAGCGCCGTGGTACCCAACTACGTGAACCTCGATGGCCTCGAAATGCAGGGACCTGCCGGCAAGGCGCGGATCAAGCTGAATGCGGTGATGCGCTCGGACGACAGCACGCTCACCTATCACCCGATGCACGCCAGCATGGGCATGGCGTTTCTCCCCGAATGGACGGTCGACGACGATCTGGCCGCGGGCTGCCTCGCGCGCGTGCTGCCGACCTACACGGTGCCCCCTTTCACGCTGTATGCGGTTTACACGAATCGGCAGTACGTGACACCCAAGCTGAGAACCTTCATCGACTTCTTCAGTGAAGCGCTTGGCGGGGGCAAGTCGTTAGCGCAACAGCCGGATCGATGA
- a CDS encoding luciferase domain-containing protein — protein MFGKEFAHIHPPSDGSLHMTLPPEIVPQVIENGWAELHPLAGQYGLPGNIVMVYGPRDDEELQVVCDLLTASHTAATSSEA, from the coding sequence ATGTTCGGCAAGGAGTTTGCCCACATCCACCCGCCCAGTGACGGCAGTCTGCACATGACCTTGCCGCCCGAGATCGTTCCCCAGGTCATCGAAAACGGCTGGGCGGAGTTGCATCCGCTGGCGGGTCAATATGGCCTGCCCGGGAACATCGTGATGGTCTATGGGCCGCGTGACGACGAGGAACTGCAGGTTGTTTGCGATTTGCTGACGGCGTCGCATACTGCGGCGACATCGTCAGAGGCGTGA
- a CDS encoding acyl-CoA dehydrogenase family protein produces the protein MFAQAIEDILQDQCTPAVVRAIEAGGSPLKLWQALQGAGFHELLASEDAGGAGLPLADLFPILCSFGRYTVPVPVAQTIVARTLLGSQFAMPSGMITLGAALRREAGGAIVCSFTPYGMLADFVLAQDGDALLLLHCAAAQREASGVHGSLTATLRWSDARVATHVPGAGPLLPTFAAALHAALLSGAMTRVFEMTLKHCNDRIQFGKTLGKFQAVQHQLSVMAEHVAAASMAAEAAFHTDAAAPSLLAAAMAKSRTSEAAVLVASIAHALHGAIGIAEEYDLQLLTRRLHEWRMAHGSEAHWNVLIGQRVLAADVSIVDFVRSV, from the coding sequence ATGTTTGCACAAGCGATTGAAGATATCCTCCAGGACCAGTGCACGCCCGCCGTGGTGCGCGCGATTGAAGCGGGCGGCTCGCCGCTTAAGCTGTGGCAGGCGCTGCAAGGTGCCGGCTTCCACGAACTGCTGGCGTCCGAGGACGCTGGCGGTGCCGGCCTCCCGCTGGCCGATCTGTTCCCGATACTGTGCAGCTTCGGCCGCTACACGGTGCCGGTGCCGGTGGCGCAGACAATTGTGGCGCGAACGCTGCTGGGGTCGCAGTTTGCGATGCCCAGCGGCATGATTACGCTGGGCGCTGCGTTGCGGCGCGAGGCCGGTGGCGCTATCGTGTGCTCATTCACACCTTACGGCATGCTGGCGGATTTCGTGCTGGCCCAAGATGGTGATGCCTTGTTGCTGCTGCATTGCGCAGCGGCGCAGCGTGAAGCAAGCGGCGTGCACGGGAGCCTGACGGCCACCCTGCGCTGGTCCGATGCGCGCGTCGCGACGCACGTGCCCGGCGCTGGCCCGCTGCTGCCGACGTTCGCGGCGGCCTTGCACGCCGCCCTGCTCAGCGGGGCCATGACCCGTGTGTTCGAAATGACATTGAAACACTGCAATGACCGCATCCAGTTCGGCAAAACCCTGGGCAAGTTCCAGGCGGTGCAGCACCAGTTGAGCGTCATGGCCGAACATGTGGCTGCTGCCTCGATGGCAGCCGAAGCGGCCTTCCACACCGACGCTGCGGCACCGTCCCTGCTCGCCGCAGCGATGGCCAAGTCCCGCACTAGTGAGGCGGCGGTTCTGGTCGCCTCCATCGCGCATGCACTGCACGGCGCTATCGGTATTGCGGAAGAATACGACCTGCAATTGCTGACCCGGCGCCTGCACGAGTGGCGCATGGCGCATGGCTCGGAGGCGCACTGGAATGTGTTGATCGGCCAGCGCGTGCTTGCTGCCGATGTGTCCATCGTTGATTTTGTGCGGTCTGTTTAG
- the can gene encoding carbonate dehydratase, translating into MSSLAPLLENNRAWSARCAAEDPQYFERLAHQQMPRYLWIGCSDSRVPANEILGLRPGEVFVHRNVGNLVVHSDLNCLTVLQYAVEVLKVEHVLVVGHYGCGGVQAVIEQRRTGLAENWLRHLEDVARKHADRFDGISSVDERAARLCEMNVIEQVSNVCRTTTLRRAWECGQQVEVHGLVYGLRDGLLRPVGGSVNRGQDQQKQYAQSLAALGTL; encoded by the coding sequence ATGTCCAGCCTGGCCCCTCTGCTGGAGAACAACCGTGCCTGGTCGGCGCGCTGCGCTGCGGAAGATCCGCAGTACTTCGAGCGGCTGGCGCACCAGCAGATGCCGCGCTACCTGTGGATCGGCTGTTCCGACAGCCGGGTGCCGGCCAACGAAATTCTGGGCCTGCGGCCTGGCGAGGTGTTCGTGCACCGCAACGTCGGCAACCTGGTGGTGCACTCCGATCTGAACTGCCTGACGGTTCTGCAGTATGCGGTCGAGGTGTTGAAGGTCGAGCATGTTCTCGTGGTGGGCCACTACGGCTGCGGCGGCGTGCAGGCGGTGATAGAACAGCGCCGCACCGGTCTGGCCGAGAACTGGCTGCGCCATCTGGAGGACGTGGCGCGCAAACACGCTGATCGGTTCGACGGCATTTCCAGCGTTGACGAGCGCGCTGCGCGGCTTTGCGAGATGAACGTGATCGAGCAGGTCAGCAACGTGTGCCGCACCACCACCCTGCGCCGCGCCTGGGAGTGCGGGCAGCAAGTCGAGGTGCACGGGTTGGTCTACGGCCTGCGCGACGGCTTGCTGCGGCCGGTCGGGGGCAGCGTCAACCGCGGTCAGGACCAGCAGAAGCAATACGCCCAGTCTCTTGCCGCGCTTGGCACACTCTGA
- a CDS encoding MBL fold metallo-hydrolase translates to MTGIQLPNGIQVFERGWLSSNNILFIGAQSSALVDSGYSTHAELTTGLVSAALQQGPLDLLLNTHLHSDHCGGNAVLQGNYPELQTLIPPGHASLVSSWDPVALNYVPSGQHCPRFKFDGLLLPGTEIQLADTAWQIHAAPGHDPHSVILFEPQSQTLISADALWEKGFGVVFPELEGDAAFDEVAATFDLIERLDPCWVIPGHGPVFRYRAEVLAYARARLNAFVKSPDRHAHHAVKVLLKFKLLDQQQLPFADFVNWAANTRYFQLIHQRFVPSVPIDRWMEQLTQELVRSAAARREGDMVYNA, encoded by the coding sequence ATGACCGGCATCCAACTTCCGAACGGTATTCAGGTTTTTGAGCGCGGCTGGCTGTCCTCGAACAATATTTTGTTCATCGGAGCACAGTCCAGCGCACTCGTTGACAGTGGCTACAGCACGCACGCGGAACTAACGACCGGGCTGGTCAGCGCCGCTTTGCAGCAGGGTCCGCTGGACTTGCTGCTCAACACGCATCTACACAGCGACCACTGCGGCGGCAATGCCGTCCTCCAGGGCAATTACCCAGAACTTCAAACCCTCATTCCGCCAGGCCATGCATCACTTGTCTCGTCATGGGACCCCGTCGCCCTGAACTATGTGCCATCCGGGCAACACTGCCCCCGGTTCAAGTTCGATGGTCTTCTTTTACCTGGCACGGAAATTCAGCTGGCCGACACGGCGTGGCAAATTCATGCGGCGCCGGGCCACGATCCCCATTCAGTCATTCTGTTTGAGCCGCAGTCCCAAACCCTGATCTCGGCAGATGCCTTGTGGGAAAAAGGCTTCGGCGTGGTGTTTCCGGAGCTTGAGGGCGACGCCGCATTCGACGAAGTGGCCGCCACCTTCGACCTGATCGAGCGGCTTGACCCGTGCTGGGTCATTCCTGGCCACGGCCCGGTATTCCGCTACCGCGCCGAGGTGCTGGCCTACGCGCGCGCGCGCCTCAACGCCTTTGTCAAGAGCCCTGACCGACATGCGCACCACGCAGTCAAGGTGTTGCTGAAGTTCAAATTGCTGGATCAGCAGCAACTGCCTTTTGCCGATTTTGTCAACTGGGCCGCCAACACCCGCTACTTCCAGCTCATTCACCAGAGGTTTGTTCCTTCTGTTCCCATCGACCGCTGGATGGAGCAGTTGACGCAAGAGCTTGTGCGTTCAGCAGCCGCACGAAGAGAAGGTGACATGGTCTACAACGCGTGA
- a CDS encoding AMP-binding protein has product MNSTKQPFDWAPSPELMAQSNLTAFLHKVGESDFENLSARADADPAWLMQEVFEFCDFRFYQPYTQMLDTSRGIEWARWCIGGTTNIVLNCLDRHRGTPVWDQPFLVWEGEDPKNRKSLSYREFDAEVCRLAGALQSLGIGRGDRVGLYLPNLPETFVAFFAVLKIGAVLMPLFSGFGPQPIVARLNDGQAKAVLTVDGTWRRGTPGVMKSVLDEALRETPSVQHVMVLRHLGEASPCPMTPGRDHDWASLVAAQPHDMPTAEMASEAPAVLLYTSGTTGKPKGCIWTHVSFLGSMVTRDMHICADFKSSDRFFFMSDMGWMVGAMCACIPSYFGGSLLVAEGTPDFPDTGRFWRLVQDHKVTYLGVAPTLIRSLMRYGDEEVQRYDLSSLRITCSGGEAWTEAPWRWFFKHICKEKLPFLNIVGGTEVGGCNFTGTLHHPLRPGSFGARGLGAGVDIVDESGQPVGAGQVGELVLRNPNIGFTKSLWRDDERYLDSYWRNIAGVWVHGDFAMRDADGLFYILGRSDDTIKVSGKRTGPSEIETLLTGTGKVSEAAVIGVPDEIKGSAIVCVCVPMPGVAADAALQAELSQAVVHGMGASYRPRQVLLVSDLPKTRNMKIMRRVVRAVYKGDSPGDLSSLVNPETVAELQGKLAKA; this is encoded by the coding sequence ATGAATTCTACCAAACAACCGTTTGATTGGGCGCCTTCCCCTGAACTGATGGCGCAGTCCAACCTGACCGCTTTTTTGCACAAAGTGGGCGAGTCCGACTTCGAAAACTTGAGTGCCCGTGCCGACGCCGATCCGGCCTGGCTGATGCAAGAGGTGTTCGAGTTCTGCGACTTCCGCTTCTACCAGCCCTACACGCAGATGCTTGACACCTCGCGCGGCATCGAATGGGCACGCTGGTGCATCGGCGGCACCACCAACATCGTGCTGAACTGCCTGGACCGGCACCGCGGAACGCCGGTGTGGGACCAGCCTTTCCTGGTGTGGGAGGGCGAAGACCCGAAAAACCGCAAGTCCTTGAGTTACCGCGAGTTTGATGCCGAGGTTTGCCGCCTGGCCGGAGCGTTGCAGTCGCTGGGTATTGGCCGAGGTGACCGGGTCGGCCTGTACCTGCCCAACCTGCCGGAGACCTTTGTCGCGTTCTTTGCGGTCCTGAAGATTGGCGCCGTGTTGATGCCGCTGTTTTCGGGCTTCGGGCCGCAACCCATCGTCGCTCGCCTGAACGACGGCCAAGCCAAGGCGGTGCTGACGGTGGACGGCACTTGGCGGCGCGGCACGCCCGGCGTCATGAAGTCGGTGCTGGACGAAGCCCTGCGCGAGACACCCAGCGTGCAGCACGTGATGGTGCTGCGTCACCTGGGTGAAGCGTCCCCATGCCCGATGACGCCCGGGCGCGACCACGACTGGGCCAGCCTGGTCGCCGCCCAGCCCCATGACATGCCGACCGCCGAGATGGCCTCCGAGGCCCCCGCCGTGTTGCTCTACACCTCGGGCACCACCGGCAAGCCCAAGGGCTGCATCTGGACCCACGTGAGTTTCCTGGGCTCGATGGTCACGCGCGACATGCACATCTGTGCCGATTTCAAGTCGAGCGACCGTTTCTTCTTCATGAGCGACATGGGCTGGATGGTGGGCGCCATGTGCGCCTGCATTCCGAGCTATTTCGGCGGCAGCCTGCTGGTGGCCGAAGGCACGCCCGACTTCCCCGACACGGGCCGCTTCTGGCGCCTGGTGCAAGATCACAAAGTCACCTACCTGGGTGTCGCGCCCACGCTGATCCGAAGCCTGATGCGCTACGGCGACGAAGAAGTCCAGCGCTACGACTTGTCTTCGCTGCGCATCACCTGCTCCGGCGGCGAGGCCTGGACCGAGGCGCCCTGGCGCTGGTTCTTCAAGCACATCTGCAAAGAGAAATTGCCGTTCCTCAACATCGTCGGCGGCACCGAGGTGGGCGGCTGCAACTTCACCGGCACCCTGCACCATCCCTTGCGGCCAGGCTCGTTCGGCGCGCGCGGGCTCGGCGCCGGGGTTGACATCGTCGATGAAAGCGGCCAGCCGGTCGGCGCGGGCCAGGTCGGCGAGCTGGTGCTGCGCAACCCCAACATCGGCTTCACCAAGAGCCTGTGGCGCGACGACGAACGCTACCTCGACAGCTACTGGCGCAACATTGCGGGCGTCTGGGTGCATGGCGACTTTGCGATGCGCGATGCGGACGGCCTGTTCTACATCCTCGGACGCAGCGACGACACGATTAAGGTCTCAGGCAAGCGCACCGGCCCGTCGGAGATCGAAACCCTGCTCACCGGCACCGGCAAAGTGTCAGAGGCGGCGGTGATCGGCGTGCCCGACGAGATCAAGGGCTCGGCCATCGTCTGCGTCTGCGTGCCGATGCCCGGCGTGGCGGCGGACGCGGCGCTGCAGGCCGAACTGTCCCAGGCGGTCGTCCATGGCATGGGCGCCTCCTACCGCCCCCGGCAGGTGCTGCTGGTCAGCGACCTGCCCAAGACGCGCAACATGAAGATCATGCGCCGCGTGGTGCGGGCGGTGTACAAGGGCGACAGTCCGGGCGACTTGTCGTCGCTGGTCAACCCGGAAACGGTGGCCGAGCTGCAGGGCAAACTTGCAAAAGCTTGA
- a CDS encoding enoyl-CoA hydratase/isomerase family protein yields the protein MSEAETVLYEVRDGIATVKINRPEMRNALSPAAANRLHDLWGEVDADKNVRVAILTSADCGTFCAGLDLREASRVKKEEGVDILTKMKDPFHGRQRRVAKPIIAAMTGHLIAGGMMLSLNSDLRVGLKGTQVGITETRIAGRGSPWAIPLLWMLPQPLLMEMVLTGDLYPIETFHGLGFINYLEDTPDAVRARATALAERIRDNAPLSVMAGKESIMTAMSAGCEAGMALAHNIYRAAYASEDAQEGPRAFAEKRKPVWKGR from the coding sequence ATGAGTGAAGCAGAAACGGTTTTGTACGAAGTGCGCGATGGCATTGCCACCGTGAAGATCAATCGCCCCGAGATGCGTAACGCGCTGTCACCGGCCGCCGCCAACCGGCTGCACGATCTGTGGGGTGAAGTCGATGCCGACAAAAACGTACGCGTGGCAATCCTGACTTCTGCCGACTGCGGCACCTTCTGCGCCGGGCTCGACCTGCGTGAGGCTTCGCGTGTCAAGAAGGAAGAAGGCGTGGACATCCTGACCAAGATGAAGGACCCGTTCCATGGCCGCCAGCGCCGTGTGGCCAAGCCCATCATCGCGGCCATGACCGGGCACCTGATTGCCGGCGGCATGATGCTGAGCCTGAACTCGGATTTGCGCGTCGGCCTCAAGGGCACGCAGGTCGGCATAACCGAAACCCGCATCGCCGGGCGCGGTAGCCCGTGGGCCATTCCCCTGCTGTGGATGCTGCCGCAGCCGCTGCTGATGGAGATGGTGCTGACCGGCGACCTGTATCCGATCGAAACCTTTCATGGGCTCGGTTTCATCAACTACCTGGAAGACACGCCGGATGCCGTGCGCGCTCGCGCCACCGCATTGGCCGAACGCATCCGCGACAACGCGCCGCTGTCGGTGATGGCGGGCAAGGAATCGATCATGACGGCGATGAGCGCCGGCTGCGAGGCCGGTATGGCGCTGGCCCACAACATCTACCGTGCCGCTTACGCCAGCGAGGACGCGCAGGAAGGTCCGCGTGCCTTCGCCGAGAAGCGCAAGCCGGTGTGGAAGGGGCGTTGA
- a CDS encoding CDGSH iron-sulfur domain-containing protein, with amino-acid sequence MSKRHIAATTPFAIDVEKGKDYYWCACGLSKSQPFCDGSHKGGEFVPTKYSADESKTVYFCGCKQSKNGALCDGTHKAL; translated from the coding sequence ATGAGTAAGCGGCATATCGCCGCCACCACGCCGTTCGCAATCGACGTGGAAAAAGGCAAGGACTACTACTGGTGTGCCTGCGGTCTCAGCAAATCGCAGCCGTTCTGCGACGGCAGCCACAAGGGCGGCGAGTTCGTGCCGACCAAGTACAGCGCCGACGAAAGCAAGACTGTCTATTTTTGCGGCTGCAAGCAAAGCAAGAACGGCGCGCTTTGCGACGGCACGCATAAAGCTCTGTAA